The Elaeis guineensis isolate ETL-2024a chromosome 14, EG11, whole genome shotgun sequence genome has a segment encoding these proteins:
- the LOC105057607 gene encoding phosphatidylinositol 4-phosphate 5-kinase 6-like produces MFKERLRLKAWESKVRKAQQQQHQSGRRRGCFFTPMSVAPADDDADSPPASAGGGDDDEDDTPPAEEPHHVERLLPNGDFYTGQWSGGLPHGTGKYLWTDGWMYEGEWRDGKTAGEGKFSWPSGATYEGGFKAGFMDGVGTYIGPSGDTYHGAWSMNLKHGHGKKYYANGDCYDGEWRSDAQDGHGRYIWRGGAEYTGQWRGGLLHGEGSLVFANGNRYDGGWEDGVPSGNGRFRWADGSLYVGVWIRGGAEQEGVYFPSPAATSPTARDPQEALAAELLGCKICPGESVCLPPSQKTVSWSGVEQVSSKPPLRPRMRASGDAAAGGPAPRRPGGRTKTTTGLNSNGEGNRGFEKICIWESNGDVTCDIVDGRSVVGGGGREVADDVMVGRRSADVDSRVFGTPPQVQWLPKPPKKQGETISKGHKNYELMLNLQLGIRHAVGKQSMASLDLKPSAFDPKAKLWTKFPPQGSKRTPPHQSCDFRWKDYCPLVFRTLRKLFKVDAADYMLSICGNDALRELSSPGKSGSFFYLTNDGRYMIKTMKKAEVKVLLRMLPAYYNHVRNFENTLVTRFFGLHCVKLTGAAQKKVRFVIMGNLFCTEFAVHRRFDLKGSSHGRTSTKPESEIDEYTTLKDLDLNFIFRLQASCFQEFQRQLEKDCEFLEAERIMDYSLLVGIHFRGPKEMPLSEGNGDANNRKEAASCLSRADMDQFLYDPARLPTSRLGVNMPARAELTVRKNDCEPELIGEPTGQFYDVVLIFGIIDILQDYDISKKLEHAYKAIHYDPTSISAVDPKQYAKRFHDFIFKAFTADT; encoded by the exons ATGTTTAAAGAACGACTCCGGCTGAAGGCGTGGGAGTCGAAGGTGCGGAAGGCGCAGCAGCAGCAGCACCAGTCCGGGCGGCGCCGTGGGTGCTTCTTCACGCCGATGTCCGTCGCCCCCGCCGACGACGACGCGGACAGCCCCCCCGCCTCCGCCGGCGGCGGCGACGACGACGAGGACGACACCCCGCCGGCGGAGGAGCCCCATCACGTCGAGCGCCTCCTCCCCAACGGCGACTTCTACACCGGGCAGTGGTCCGGCGGCCTCCCCCACGGCACCGGAAAATACCTCTGGACCGATGGCTGGATGTACGAGGGGGAGTGGCGCGACGGCAAAACCGCCGGCGAGGGCAAATTTTCCTGGCCCTCCGGCGCCACCTACGAAGGAGGGTTCAAGGCTGGGTTCATGGATGGCGTCGGCACCTACATCGGTCCCTCCGGCGACACCTACCACGGTGCCTGGTCCATGAACCTCAAGCACGGCCATGGCAAGAAGTACTACGCCAACGGCGACTGCTACGATGGCGAGTGGCGCTCCGACGCCCAGGACGGCCATGGCCGCTATATTTGGCGCGGCGGCGCCGAGTACACCGGCCAGTGGCGCGGTGGACTCCTCCATGGCGAGGGCTCCCTCGTGTTCGCCAATGGGAATAGGTACGATGGCGGGTGGGAGGATGGCGTCCCCAGCGGCAACGGCAGATTCCGCTGGGCCGATGGCAGCCTCTACGTGGGCGTCTGGATCAGGGGCGGCGCCGAGCAGGAAGGGGTGTACTTTCCGTCGCCGGCGGCGACGTCGCCCACCGCGCGGGACCCACAGGAGGCCTTAGCCGCCGAGCTGCTGGGGTGCAAGATCTGCCCTGGCGAGAGCGTTTGCCTTCCCCCGTCCCAGAAGACCGTCAGCTGGTCCGGCGTCGAGCAGGTCAGCTCGAAGCCCCCGCTCCGCCCCCGGATGCGGGCCTCGGGCGATGCCGCGGCCGGCGGCCCGGCGCCGAGGCGGCCTGGTGGGCGGACGAAGACCACCACCGGGCTGAACAGCAATGGTGAAGGGAACAGAGGGTTCGAGAAGATTTGCATCTGGGAGTCGAATGGGGACGTTACCTGCGACATTGTGGATGGGAGATCGGTCGTGGGTGGCGGGGGGAGGGAGGTGGCGGATGATGTGATGGTGGGGCGTCGATCGGCGGACGTGGACTCGAGGGTGTTCGGGACCCCGCCGCAGGTCCAGTGGCTACCGAAGCCACCAAAGAAGCAAGGGGAGACCATCTCCAAGGGTCACAAGAATTATGAGCTCATGCTCAATCTCCAGCTTGGGATCAG GCATGCTGTAGGAAAACAAAGTATGGCTTCACTTGATCTGAAACCGTCAGCCTTTGACCCAAAAGCAAAGTTATGGACAAAGTTTCCTCCTCAAGGATCAAAACGTACACCTCCACACCAATCTTGTGATTTCAGATGGAAGGATTACTGCCCGTTGGTTTTCAG GACACTCCGCAAGTTGTTCAAGGTCGATGCAGCTGATTATATGCTCTCTATTTGTGGAAATGATGCCCTTCGAGAACTTTCATCTCCCGGAAAGAGTGGAAGCTTCTTTTATCTGACCAATGATGGCCGCTACATGATAAAGACAATGAAGAAAGCTGAAGTTAAA GTGCTCCTAAGGATGCTTCCAGCCTACTATAACCATGTCCGTAATTTTGAGAATACTTTGGTCACCAGGTTTTTCGGTCTGCACTGTGTCAAGTTAACTGGAGCTGCCCAAAAGAAG GTCCGCTTTGTTATAATGGGAAATCTCTTCTGTACAGAGTTTGCTGTTCATAGGCGGTTCGACCTGAAAGGGTCTTCCCATGGTCGTACATCCACTAAGCCAGAGTCAGAGATTGACGAATACACTACTTTAAAGGACCTTGATCTTAATTTTATATTTCGATTGCAAGCATCTTGCTTCCAAGAATTTCAAAG GCAATTAGAGAAGGACTGTGAATTTCTTGAGGCAGAgaggatcatggattacagtcttTTGGTGGGCATCCATTTTAGGGGCCCCAAAGAGATGCCTCTGTCTGAAG GTAATGGTGATGCTAATAACAGAAAAGAAGCAGCATCTTGCCTTTCAAGAGCAGATATGGATCAATTTCTCTATGATCCAGCAAG GTTGCCTACGAGCAGGCTAGGCGTGAACATGCCAGCTAGGGCTGAGCTGACAGTTAGAAAGAATGACTGTGAACCTGAGCTGATTGGAGAACCCACGGGGCAGTTTTATGATGTAGTCTTGATCTTTGGCATCATAGACATACTCCAAGACTATGATATCAGCAAAAAACTTGAGCATGCATACAAGGCTATTCATTATGACCCGACTTCAATATCAGCTGTTGATCCTAAACAGTATGCAAAGCGCTTCCATGATTTCATCTTCAAAGCTTTTACAGCAGACACCTAG